TTGCTTCGTATATAACCGGATTCGGAAAATCGAATATGGCTAAAAAAATAAATGAATATACCGGAAAGAATACAGTAGGTTTTTTACCGGTTGAATTGCAGTACCGCCTGTTTATGGCATCGGATAATTACCCGTTCTTTGTGGAATTCCATGTGCCGGCACAAACAGTATCGACATTCGATTTTGAAAATTTTGAATATTACCACCATGTTTTTGATGAGTTCAAGCTGATGGATACGGCACACATGGCTGCCTATGCACAGGAAATTATTCCGGCTGTAGAAGGTATGACCAACTCTAAAGAAAAAGAAATCAAATTAAATTAATGCAAAAAAGGAGGTGTTGCAGCATCCTTTTGATTACCATAAAAAATGAAAAATATTATAATAACAGGAACCAGCAGAGGGATAGGATATGAATTAGCCTTGCAGTTTGCCAAAGCCGGACACAATGTTTTAGCTATTTCAAGAAAACAACCGCAGGTGCTATTGGAAAATGAAAAGATTACGTGTTTAAGCGTTGATTTATCAGTAGAGGCAGAACTGGAAAAGGTGAAACAATTTATCGTGACCTCCTGGAAAACAGTAGACATCATCATTCATAATGCCGGTTCTTTATTATTAAAACCGTTTGCTGAAATTGAAGCTCAGGAATTTGAAAATATCTATAAAGTAAATGTTTTTGGTGTTGCTAACCTGACCAGAATTTGTTTGCCCTATTTGCAAAAAGGAAGCCATGTGGTCACCATAAGCAGCATGGGAGGAATTCAGGGAAGTATGAAATTTGCCGGATTGGCGGCTTACAGTTCCAGTAAAGGAGCGGTGATTACGTTATCGGAATTACTGGCAGAAGAATATAAGGAAAACGGTATTTCGTTTAATGTTCTGGCATTGGGTGCGGTACAAACCGAAATGCTGCAGGAAGCATTCCCGGGTTATGAAGCCCCGGTTTCGGCAACGGAAATGGCGGATTATATCTATAATTTTGCCCTTACCGGGAATAAATATTACAACGGAAAAGTGTTGCAGGTTTCTTCTACAACACCATAATACAACGAGAAGAAAGGTAAAAGCCAGGAAAGAAGATGAAAGAGAAATTAGCTCCCTACATACCGGAACATGCTTTGGACAATATCTTTGAGCTTATTAAGGCAAATCGTGTCCATCTGAAAATTGTGAATGAAAGGGTAACCCGTCATGGCGATTACCGAAAACATCCCGACGGTTACCATCAGATTACCGTAAATGCCAGTTTGAATAAATACCGGTTTTTGATGACATTGATTCATGAGATTGCCCATTTGGTTGCTTTTGAAAAATTTGGCAGAAATATAAAACCGCATGGCGATGAATGGAAGCTTACTTTTCAGCGTTTAATGGTTCCCTATTTGCGTCCGGAGATTTTTCCGGGACAATTGCTGCCGTTACTGGCAAGACATTTCCGGAATCCGAAAGCGAGCAGCGATACCGATGCAACTTTAGCATTAGCCTTAAAACAATTTGACCCCGCAAACGATAAAAATTATATCTTTGAGATTCCGTATGGAAGTGTTTTTCGTATTCATAATGGCAGAATCTTTAAAAAAGGAGCACAGCGAATCAAACGTTTTGAATGTATGGAAGTGAGTTCGGGAAGAGTATATCTTTTTAACCCCAATGCTGAAGTAGAATTATTGCCGAACTAAACGAACAGAAAATAAATAAAAGCCACGTGCAAAGTGGTACTTTACAATGAATAAAAATTATTATGCAATATTAATGGCCGGTGGAGTCGGATCCCGATTCTGGCCAGTCAGTACTGTCGATTTCCCAAAGCAGTTTCACGATATGTTAGGAACCGGGGAAACATTAATTCAAAAGACCTTTAGCAGACTTTCCAAGATAATTCCCGCAGAAAATATTCTGATTTTAACCAATGAGCGTTACAATCAGCTGGTGCTGGAACAATTGCCTCAGGTAAAGCAGGATCAGGTGATTTTAGAGCCTGTAATGCGAAATACAGCACCTTGTATATTGTTTGCTTCTTTAAAAATTCAAAAGCAAAATCCGGACGCCTTAATGGTAGTTGCGCCAAGCGATCACTGGATAGAGGATGAAGAACAATTTATAGCAAACCTGGAGCGGTCGTTTGAATGTTGTAAAAAAGACAATGTGTTGATGACTTTGGGGATTTTACCGACTTTCCCGAATACCGGTTACGGTTATATCGAGTTTAATAAACTGGATAATAATCCGATAAAAAAAGTCGTTCAGTTTAGAGAAAAACCAAACTATACCACTGCAAAAAGCTTTATTCAAAGCCGAAACTTTTTATGGAATGCCGGAATCTTTATCTGGAGCGTACAGTCCATTATAGAAGCTTTTGATACCTTTTTACCGGAAATGGTAAGTTTGTTTGAAAAAGGAAAAGCCTATTATAATACTTCCCGTGAACAGGAGTTTATCAATGAGCATTATGCTGATGCCGAAAATATCTCGATCGATTATGCGGTATTGGAAAAAGCAAAAAATGTATATGTATTGCCGGCAACGTTCGATTGGAACGATTTGGGTACCTGGGGTTCATTACATGAAAAACTACCGAAAGACGAGCAGTTTAATGCGGTTGTAAATGCGACCATGATCTTGGAGAATGCATCCAATAATATTATTCGTACCGAAGGAAAGAAACTGGTGGTAATTAACGGGCTGAGTGACTTTATTATTGTGGATAAAGACGATACGCTGTTGATCTTCCCTAAAGAGAAAGAGCAGGAGATCAAGAAAATCAGTACCTTATTGGATAAAAAATAAAAAGAGCCGTATGGCTCTTTTTTTATGATTCTCTGTTTTGTGCTTTTCGTACCTTTTTAAACAGGTTCGAAGAGTATACGAAATCAACAATGGCTTCATTGTCGGTTTTAAAAATTTCTTTTTTGGTTCCTTCCCAGGCTAAGACACCTTCTTTCAGGAAAATGATCTTTTCGCCAATTTCCATAACGGAGTTCATATCGTGGGTGTTGATCACCGTTGTAATATTGTATTCTTCCGTAATTTCCTTAATTAGGTTGTCAATTACAATAGAGGTTTTAGGATCCAATCCGGAGTTGGGCTCATCGCAAAACAGGTATTTCGGATTGTTTACTATTGCACGGGCAATAGCCACACGTTTCTGCATACCTCCGGAAATTTCGGATGGTTTTTTCTTATGTGCATCAATCAGTTTGACACGCTCAATAACAAAATCAACGCGTTCCTGGATTTCTCTCGGACTTTTGTTGGTAAACATTTTTAAAGGGAAACCAACATTCTCTTCTACCGTCATCGAATCAAAAAGCGCACTACCCTGGAATACCATTCCGATTTCGGTACGCAAATCACGCTTTTCATCATTGGTAAGATCGGAATAAATTCTGCCGTCAAAGGAAATGGTTCCTTTGTCGGGCGTGTGAATTCCCAGTAAACTTTTTAAAAGTACCGTTTTTCCGGAACCACTCTGTCCAATGATAAGATTGGTTTTTCCGGTTTCAAAAATGGCAGAAATGCCTTTTAGTACTTTGGATTCACCAAATGATTTTTCTATATCTTTTACTTCTATCATTTCTAATTGGTTAAAAGTAATTGTGTTAAAATATAATTGGCCAGAATAATTGCCACACTCGTCCAGACGAATGAAGTTGTACTGGCTTTACCTACTTCAAGAGCACCGCCTTTCATGTAATAGCCATGGAAGGAAGGGATTGTTGCCAGTAAAAGAGCGAAAACAACCGTCTTGATAAAGGCGTAGGTAACGTGAAACGGGTTAAATTCTACCTGTAACCCGGTCATAAACTCGTCACTGGAAGCAAAACCACCGTAAACACCGGCAATCCAGCCGCCTAATATTCCTAAAAACATACTCAGTCCGATAACGAACGGATACAAGAGTAAAGCAATTACTTTTGGAAAAACAAGGTAGTTCAGGGAGTTTACACCCATTACTTCCAACGCATCAATCTGTTCGGTAACCCGCATTGTTCCAATGCTGGAAGTGATAAAAGAACCCATTTTACCGGCCATAATGATGGAGATAAAAGTAGGGGCAAATTCAAGAATCACCGATTGTCTTGTAGCAAAACCAATAAGGTATTTCGGGATTAGCGGATTGGTTAAATTTAAAGCCGTTTGTATGGCGACAACACCTCCAACAAAGAATGAGATAAAAGCAACAATTCCAAGAGAACCGATAATCAAATCATCTATTTCTTTAAAAATCAGCTGCTTCATCGCCGACCATTTTGTCGGTTTGTTGAAGACTTCCTTCAACATCAGAAAGTATTTTCCTATTTGAGATAGATATCGAATCATAATGTTTAATAAATCTTGGCTAAAATACCAATAAGTTACGAGTTATGGGGTATGAATAGGGAGTTTTTTGGCTTACAGCAACTTCGATTTCATTTTCTGCAAGCGGTATTTCCGGATAAAACGGCC
This region of Flavobacterium inviolabile genomic DNA includes:
- a CDS encoding SDR family NAD(P)-dependent oxidoreductase, producing the protein MKNIIITGTSRGIGYELALQFAKAGHNVLAISRKQPQVLLENEKITCLSVDLSVEAELEKVKQFIVTSWKTVDIIIHNAGSLLLKPFAEIEAQEFENIYKVNVFGVANLTRICLPYLQKGSHVVTISSMGGIQGSMKFAGLAAYSSSKGAVITLSELLAEEYKENGISFNVLALGAVQTEMLQEAFPGYEAPVSATEMADYIYNFALTGNKYYNGKVLQVSSTTP
- a CDS encoding SprT-like domain-containing protein; translation: MKEKLAPYIPEHALDNIFELIKANRVHLKIVNERVTRHGDYRKHPDGYHQITVNASLNKYRFLMTLIHEIAHLVAFEKFGRNIKPHGDEWKLTFQRLMVPYLRPEIFPGQLLPLLARHFRNPKASSDTDATLALALKQFDPANDKNYIFEIPYGSVFRIHNGRIFKKGAQRIKRFECMEVSSGRVYLFNPNAEVELLPN
- a CDS encoding mannose-1-phosphate guanylyltransferase translates to MNKNYYAILMAGGVGSRFWPVSTVDFPKQFHDMLGTGETLIQKTFSRLSKIIPAENILILTNERYNQLVLEQLPQVKQDQVILEPVMRNTAPCILFASLKIQKQNPDALMVVAPSDHWIEDEEQFIANLERSFECCKKDNVLMTLGILPTFPNTGYGYIEFNKLDNNPIKKVVQFREKPNYTTAKSFIQSRNFLWNAGIFIWSVQSIIEAFDTFLPEMVSLFEKGKAYYNTSREQEFINEHYADAENISIDYAVLEKAKNVYVLPATFDWNDLGTWGSLHEKLPKDEQFNAVVNATMILENASNNIIRTEGKKLVVINGLSDFIIVDKDDTLLIFPKEKEQEIKKISTLLDKK
- a CDS encoding ABC transporter ATP-binding protein — encoded protein: MIEVKDIEKSFGESKVLKGISAIFETGKTNLIIGQSGSGKTVLLKSLLGIHTPDKGTISFDGRIYSDLTNDEKRDLRTEIGMVFQGSALFDSMTVEENVGFPLKMFTNKSPREIQERVDFVIERVKLIDAHKKKPSEISGGMQKRVAIARAIVNNPKYLFCDEPNSGLDPKTSIVIDNLIKEITEEYNITTVINTHDMNSVMEIGEKIIFLKEGVLAWEGTKKEIFKTDNEAIVDFVYSSNLFKKVRKAQNRES
- a CDS encoding MlaE family ABC transporter permease, which encodes MIRYLSQIGKYFLMLKEVFNKPTKWSAMKQLIFKEIDDLIIGSLGIVAFISFFVGGVVAIQTALNLTNPLIPKYLIGFATRQSVILEFAPTFISIIMAGKMGSFITSSIGTMRVTEQIDALEVMGVNSLNYLVFPKVIALLLYPFVIGLSMFLGILGGWIAGVYGGFASSDEFMTGLQVEFNPFHVTYAFIKTVVFALLLATIPSFHGYYMKGGALEVGKASTTSFVWTSVAIILANYILTQLLLTN